The Candidatus Methylomirabilota bacterium genome includes a window with the following:
- a CDS encoding thioredoxin family protein produces MSNIPVSRRRFLAGTGLGVAAALAAPRSAGAAATAKVGTAAPPFSLPATTGAAQSLGDLRGKVVVLEWTNHECPYVRKHYESGNMQALQRETTGQGVVWLTIISSAPGTQGYVTAPQADELTASRKAAPTAVLLDPQGTVGKLYGATNTPHMYVVDKTGLLVYAGAIDDRPTTRRSDVEGANNYVRAALASVAAGQPVKTPLTRAYGCTVKYS; encoded by the coding sequence ATGTCGAACATCCCCGTCAGCCGCCGCCGCTTCCTCGCCGGGACCGGTCTCGGCGTCGCCGCCGCCCTGGCCGCGCCGCGCTCCGCGGGCGCCGCTGCGACCGCGAAGGTCGGCACCGCCGCGCCCCCGTTCTCCCTGCCCGCCACCACCGGCGCCGCCCAGAGCCTCGGCGATCTCCGCGGCAAGGTCGTGGTGCTCGAGTGGACCAATCACGAGTGCCCCTACGTGCGGAAGCACTACGAGTCGGGCAACATGCAGGCGCTGCAGCGGGAGACGACCGGCCAGGGCGTGGTGTGGCTCACCATCATCTCGTCCGCGCCCGGCACGCAGGGCTATGTCACCGCCCCGCAGGCCGACGAGCTGACGGCCAGCCGCAAGGCCGCCCCCACCGCGGTGCTCCTCGATCCGCAGGGCACGGTGGGCAAGCTCTACGGCGCCACCAACACTCCGCACATGTACGTCGTGGACAAGACCGGCCTGCTCGTCTACGCGGGCGCGATCGACGACCGGCCCACGACGCGCCGCTCGGACGTCGAGGGCGCCAACAACTACGTGCGCGCGGCGCTGGCGTCGGTGGCCGCGGGCCAGCCGGTGAAGACGCCCCTCACGCGCGCCTACGGCTGCACGGTGAAGTACTCCTGA